From one Notolabrus celidotus isolate fNotCel1 chromosome 2, fNotCel1.pri, whole genome shotgun sequence genomic stretch:
- the fstl3 gene encoding follistatin-related protein 3 has product MSFFVSFFCLILSFYQIGRNPVSAGICWLQQSQDQRCDMVLMRGVTREECCAGGRLDTAWSNTSLPMNEVSLLGFLGIVSCKPCKETCEGVKCSAGKVCKMKMGRPQCVCNPDCSNITRKHAVCGSDGKSYKDECTLLMARCMGHPDLEVMYQGDCKKSCSNVVCPGTHTCVTDQTNSAHCVMCRTTPCPIPMPSEQPICGNDNITYPSACHLRRATCFLGRSIGVRHYGHCSNPPRKSQDFNGSEENAV; this is encoded by the exons atgagcttCTTCgtctcctttttttgtttgattctttctttttatcagaTTGGGAGGAATCCTGTCAGTG CTGGGATATGTTGGCTGCAGCAGAGTCAGGACCAGAGGTGCGACATGGTGCTGATGAGAGGAGTGACCAGAGAGGAGTGCTGTGCCGGGGGCCGTCTGGACACGGCTTGGTCCAATACTAGCCTACCCATGAATGAAGTCAGCCTGCTGGGCTTCCTGGGAATCGTCTCCTGTAAACCCTGCAAAG AAACATGCGAGGGAGTCAAATGCAGTGCTGGGAAAGTTTGCAAAATGAAGATGGGAAGGCCACAGTGTGTGTGCAATCCAGACTGCTCTAACATTACCCGGAAGCATGCTGTGTGCGGCAGCGACGGGAAGTCATATAAGGATGAGTGTACTCTTCTGATGGCCCGCTGCATGGGACACCCAGACCTGGAGGTTATGTACCAAGGAGACTGCAAGA AGTCCTGCTCTAATGTGGTGTGTCCAGGTACCCACACCTGTGTGACTGACCAGACAAACAGTGCTCATTGCGTCATGTGCCGCACAACTCCTTGCCCAATACCCATGCCGTCTGAGCAGCCAATCTGCGGCAATGACAACATCACTTACCCCAGTGCCTGCCACCTTCGCCGAGCCACCTGCTTCCTCGGCCGCTCAATAGGAGTCCGCCACTACGGTCACTGCAGTA ATCCCCCTCGGAAATCCCAAGACTTCAATGGCAGTGAGGAAAACGCAGTCTAA